The Clostridiaceae bacterium genome contains the following window.
AGTTGAAGAAGTGTTAAGCTATCTCGGGGTTGAGAGAAGGTATACTGAAAAGGACAAGGAAATGATGCTGAGGGAAGTATATGTTCCTGAGGTAAGAAATATGACTGTAGCTGAAGCAGCAAAAAAATTGGCGGAATATGGTTTGAAATACAGAGTGGAAGGAGATGCTAATAATAAAGATGCATTGGTTCTGGAGCAAACACCCCTGCCAAATGCTATCTTGACCGAGAAATCCCTTGTTATATTATATACATATAAGCCTGCAGAACAAACTAAAGTTGCAGTGCCGAATGTATTGAATAAAACTATTGATGAAGCCACTGAAGCTTTGGAGCAGGTTGGTTTGAATATTAAAATATCAGGCATGGGTATTGCGGTTAAACAATATGTCCAACCAGGAGAGGCTGTACCACTTGGTGAGGTAATAGCAGTTGATTTTCAACATGTAGATAATATTGAGTAACCAACAAAGTTGGCTTAAGTGGAGGTACATATTTATGAAATTAAGAGAACTTATTGATGGAATGGAAATAGTATCAGCCAGGGGTGATATGGATATCAGGATAAAAGATATTGCATATGACTCCCGAAAAGTAAAGAAAGACTTCCTTTTTGTTTGTATGGAAGGAGCTAAGACGGACGGACATTTGTTTGTTCAAGATGCCATTGAAAATGGAGCTGTTGCATTAATTGTACAAAAAGAAGTAAACGTTCCTGAGAATATACCTGTAATTTTGGTAAAGAACTCAAGATATGCACTAGCTTATGTTTCCAGTGTTTTTTTCGGGTATCCCTCAACAAAATTCCACTTAACAGGAATTACAGGAACAAAAGGAAAAACCACAACAACCTATATGGTTAAGTCCATTTTGGAAAAATCCGGCCAGAAGGTAGGACTTATAGGAACTATAGCAAATCACATAGGAAATGAGATTATATATACCGAAAGGACAACTCCTGAATCATATAATCTCCAGCATTTATTTGCTGAGATGGCGGAAAGGGTTGTGGATTCTGCTGTGATGGAAGTGTCTTCCCAGGGGCTTGCCCTTCATAGAGTAAGCTGCACTGATTTTGATATCGGTGTATTCACAAACCTGTCAAAAGATCATATAGCTCCCGGAGAACATGCAAATATGGAGGAATATTTCCTGGCCAAAACCAAACTGTTTAAAATGTGCAAACAAGGCCTTGTGAATGCAGACAGTGAATACAGCCAGAGAATAATAGCAGGTGCTGAATGCGGTATTACAACCTATGGAATATATAAAGATGCAGATATCAGGGCTGTAGATATTGTCAAATATCCGGACAAGGTGGAATATAAAGCTATAACTCCATGGTTTGAGGGGAAAATTACAGTTAACATTCCAGGAATATTTTCTGTATACAATTCACTGGCTGCAATTGGTATATGCGGTATGATGGGAATATCCTATATAGATATTAAAGCAGGACTGGAAAGAGTTAATGTTCCGGGAAGAGCAGAGGTGGTAAATACAGGTACTGACTTTACAGTAATGATTGATTATGCTCATACACCTGACAGTCTGGAAAACATATTAAGCACAGTAAAGGATTTTGCTCCGGGAAGGGTTATCAGTTTATTCGGTTGCGGAGGAGACCGGGATAAAACAAAGAGACCACTTATGGGAGCAGTATCAGGTAGAATAGCTGATTTTACAATAATAACATCGGACAATCCAAGAACTGAAGAACCTTCTGCAATAGTGAAGGATATAGAGGCAGGAATTAAGGAGACAGACGGAAAATACATAGTGATAGTAGACCGCAGGGAAGCAATAAAATACGCTATAATGAATGCTCAACCTGGTGACATTATTGTCCTGGCCGGTAAAGGGCATGAAACATATCAGACTTTTAAAGACAAGACTATTAATTTTGACGAAAGAGAAGTGGTAAAAGAAATACTGTATGAAATAAGAGGCAAGAATTTGGAGTGATGATTAATGCTGGCTTTAAAATGTAGTGAAATACTAGCTGCCGTAAGGGGAGTTTTACTAAATGGAACTCCTGATGCCGAAATAACAGGTGTGTCTATAGACTCAAGAAAAATAATGGATGGAGACCTATTTATACCTATAAAAGGTGAACGTTATGACGGCCATGACTTTATAGAACAAGCAGTTAATTCAGGAGCAAAAGCCGTATTAACAAGTAAGGATATCAAGATTGACGGAGGTAGTATTGTAGTAATAAAAGTCAATGACACTAAGAAGGCTCTTGGAGATTTAGCGGCTTACTATAGAAGCAAGTTCAATATACCATTTATCGGAATAACAGGAAGTGTTGGTAAAACCAGCACCAAGGAAATGGTAGCCTGTGTTCTCGGTCAGCATCTAAATACACTTAAAACCATGGGAAACTATAATAATGAGATAGGCCTGCCACTATCAGTATTAAATCTGGACTCACGCTATCAGGCTGCTGTTTTTGAAATGGGCATGAATAGCTTCGGAGAAATCAGCCGTCTGACTTCTATTGTAAAACCTGATGTTGCGATAATTACTAATATAGGTATGGCTCATATTGAGAAACTTGGTTCCAGGCAGAATATTCTAAAAGCAAAACTGGAGATACTTGAAGGTTTAAGTAAAGAGGGACTGGTTATACTTAACGGTGATGACAAGCTTTTATCGGGTATGAGAGGTTTGCTGGGATTTAGGACAAAGTATTTCGGAACCGAGGAAGAAGTAGACTATAAAGCAGAAAATATCAGATTAGCCGGTGAAAAAGGTTCTTATTTTGAAATCAGAATAGATGGTGTGGATTATGAAATTTATGTACCTGCACCTGGAATACATAATGTATATAATGCTCTTGCTGCAATAGCTTCAGGAATTGAACTAAATATACCTGTTGATGATATTATAAAAGGTATAAGAGAATATAAACCTGAAAAAATGAGATTAAATATCATTGAACTAAAAGATATAAAGATAATAGATGATACATATAATGCCAATCCCCAGTCAATGGAAGCAGCATTAAATGTTTTAAAAGATGTGGCAGGAAATTCAAGAAAAATAGCTGTATTAGGTGACATGCTGGAAATGGGGGAATGGGCTGATCAGGCTCACTACGGTATTGGAAAACTTGCTTTTTCAAAGGGCATAAATTATATTATAACCGTAGGAAACAATGCTAAAAAAATAGCTGAAGGTGCATTGAATTCCGGAGCAAACCCTGAAAATGTGAAAACTTTTGAGAATAATGCTCAAGGATGGAATTACCTGAAAGAATTAATTATGTCTGGGGATGTAATACTTGTAAAAGGTTCCCGGAGTATGAAGATGGAGGAAATTGTAAATAAACTAATGACAGACAGAAATACTATACAATAAAAGGGGAGATTAGATTTGCCTGATATTTCAATATATTTTTCGGCACAGGCAAAGGCTTTTGCATTAACATTCGCATTAGCACTTGTTGTAGGTCCTATTATTATACCTATACTAAGAAAGCTGAAATTTGGTCAGACAGTAAGGGATGATGGACCTTCCACACACCTTAGAAAAAAAGGAACCCCAACAATGGGGGGAATTATT
Protein-coding sequences here:
- a CDS encoding UDP-N-acetylmuramoyl-L-alanyl-D-glutamate--2,6-diaminopimelate ligase, with amino-acid sequence MKLRELIDGMEIVSARGDMDIRIKDIAYDSRKVKKDFLFVCMEGAKTDGHLFVQDAIENGAVALIVQKEVNVPENIPVILVKNSRYALAYVSSVFFGYPSTKFHLTGITGTKGKTTTTYMVKSILEKSGQKVGLIGTIANHIGNEIIYTERTTPESYNLQHLFAEMAERVVDSAVMEVSSQGLALHRVSCTDFDIGVFTNLSKDHIAPGEHANMEEYFLAKTKLFKMCKQGLVNADSEYSQRIIAGAECGITTYGIYKDADIRAVDIVKYPDKVEYKAITPWFEGKITVNIPGIFSVYNSLAAIGICGMMGISYIDIKAGLERVNVPGRAEVVNTGTDFTVMIDYAHTPDSLENILSTVKDFAPGRVISLFGCGGDRDKTKRPLMGAVSGRIADFTIITSDNPRTEEPSAIVKDIEAGIKETDGKYIVIVDRREAIKYAIMNAQPGDIIVLAGKGHETYQTFKDKTINFDEREVVKEILYEIRGKNLE
- a CDS encoding UDP-N-acetylmuramoyl-tripeptide--D-alanyl-D-alanine ligase, giving the protein MLALKCSEILAAVRGVLLNGTPDAEITGVSIDSRKIMDGDLFIPIKGERYDGHDFIEQAVNSGAKAVLTSKDIKIDGGSIVVIKVNDTKKALGDLAAYYRSKFNIPFIGITGSVGKTSTKEMVACVLGQHLNTLKTMGNYNNEIGLPLSVLNLDSRYQAAVFEMGMNSFGEISRLTSIVKPDVAIITNIGMAHIEKLGSRQNILKAKLEILEGLSKEGLVILNGDDKLLSGMRGLLGFRTKYFGTEEEVDYKAENIRLAGEKGSYFEIRIDGVDYEIYVPAPGIHNVYNALAAIASGIELNIPVDDIIKGIREYKPEKMRLNIIELKDIKIIDDTYNANPQSMEAALNVLKDVAGNSRKIAVLGDMLEMGEWADQAHYGIGKLAFSKGINYIITVGNNAKKIAEGALNSGANPENVKTFENNAQGWNYLKELIMSGDVILVKGSRSMKMEEIVNKLMTDRNTIQ